A region of the Euwallacea similis isolate ESF13 chromosome 10, ESF131.1, whole genome shotgun sequence genome:
ACCAAAGCATCCTTTGAGACTTTACTAATGCACTTATCCCCTCAAGGTAAAGACATCCAACATCGCCAGGGAAGCAGCGTTATGCGCGGGTTACAACGACAAAACTCCAGCACACACAGTCACCATGGCCTGCATTTCCTCGAACATTGCGATGTGCACTGGTGTGGGACTGATAAACAGCGGAGTCTACGACCTAATTGTGGCCGGAGGAGTTGAATTTATGTCTGACATTCCCATAAGACACAACAGGAAGATGCGTAGCCTGATGCTGAAAGCCAACAAGGCCAAAACAGTACAACAAAAGCTCGGTTTGCTGGCCAGTATTAGGCCTAACTTTTTCGTGCCAGATTTGCCAGCTGTGGCTGAGTTTTCTTCGGGAGAGACTATGGGGCATTCGGCTGATCGATTAGCTGCCGCTTTCGGCGCTTCCCGCACGGAACAGGATGAATTCGCTTTAAGATCGCATACGATGGCAAAGCAGGCTCAGGAGAAGGGATATTTTACTGATTTGATTCCAGTACAAGTGCCTGGTAGTGATAAGGAGGTTACCAAAGACAATGGAATTCGAGTGTCCACACCTGAACAATTGGCCAAACTAAAGCCTGCTTTTATCAGACCCCATGGGACTGTAACAGCTGCTAATGCTTCTTTTCTTACTGATGGAGCTTCCGCTTGCATTATCACCACTGAAGCCAAAGCCAAAGCTTTAGGGTTAAAGCCCAAAGCCTATTTGCGAAACTTCCTGTATGTCTCTCAAGACCCCATTGATCAGCTATTGTTGGGCCCTGCATATGGCACTCCACAACTACTGGACAAGGCCGGACTGACCATGCAAGACATCGACGTTTTTGAGTTCCATGAAGCTTTTGCCGGGCAAATTCTAGCCAATTTCAAAGCAATGGATAGCGAGTGGTTTGCGCAGAGGTACATGAAGAGAAGCTCCAAAGTAGGGGCCCCACCACTCAACAAGTTTAACCTCTGGGGAGGGTCCTTGTCTATTGGTCATCCTTTTGCTGCCACCGGAGTGAGGCTGGCCATGCATACGGCTAATAGGCTCGTCAGAGAAGACGGTCAGTTCGGCCTCGTTGCCGCTTGTGCAGCAGGAGGCCAAGGAGTAGCCATGATTTTGGAGAGGCATCCCGATGCCCATCCTAACTGAATGCTGCAAGATTATTATTAcggttattttttataattatttttattctattttagGAGATAAActattagttattttattaagttatttttgtttgtactaagcaaaggtatttttaaatagaaatttaaataagtataaCTAAGAATAAGGGAGTGCCGAAGTGTCTTATTGACCCTGtttctagtttttttataGGATTGTGCTGAGAAATATATTGTTATTCGTTTGTAGCGTTAGTtgtttttcttgcggtttaTGATGTTCCCCCGAGATTTCCCTCGGACGTATCTGTTCAAACAGGTATATTTTcctacatttttaaaatatgcctATCACTCTTgaaattgaatgttttgttgtaACTGTGatgccaaaaaaatattgaacgcaaaatgtattttgaaacGATAGTAGATACGCAaagtattttgtgaaaatatctacataatttatgaaaagggaaaaataacCAGAATGGCACTGTATCTCGTTTATTTTACATTCATGTTACCTTATTAAAATGCAACTATAAactacatatacagggtgattcatcTTCAAATTGGATGGTAACCAGCcattaacattaataaaataacattaattgGCCATCGTGTGATGCAACAGAAATACTTAAAAAGAATATCAATAAAGCTATAATTGTACATTCACGTAACATAAGAAAGTTCATAAAAATAACAGATAACAATAAGTTACGTGAATTTACAATCTCAGCTAAAGAAAACTTACATTTAAGgaacaaaaaatgatttgaaaaagaGTATGAAACTGTAAATTAAAGCCTATTTTCCACGTTCGTAGCTTTCACGGTTTTTTGTGTCAAATAGTTTTAAGTCATTCACCTAACGATACACTTTTCATGCGAGCCCACGAAAAATAGACCATCGCAACGCTTATGAACTGAAAGTAACACTTTACCGCACATGGACGGCAAAAATTTTTACCGCATGTAAAATGAAATGGCAAACCTTGGTATTGAGATACGTACGATATTAGAATATTAAgattaaatattcataagaCAGCACATTGGTGCACAAATCAAAGATTGCAAAAGAGACGCGAAGCGACCAGTTGGCAAAGCACAAGTATGTCAATTACCTTATTCAAcgtatattttatattttcttcatccgggtggaaaaattattatacaaatttaaaaataataaaatataaagtatttagtaattttaacaTTGCAGCAGTACGGTAATGTAGTTCATTAATGAACATTCAGCGGTGTACTAAAATAGCCATAACCCGAATTAGAAACATACTTTTTACCGCATACGTGTGGGGCATACTTTTAGCTCGCAAATGTAGGCGATAATACCACTTTACCGTAGGCTCTTAGGACAACCAATAGACAGGACATACATTTAAGTAACGTCAAAAAGACCGCGCCTACCAACAATTACAGCCCATTTTCTGTCTTTGATTCATCTTCTGTGTTACGTCAAATACAATAAAACAAGTCATACTTTCATAATGTTCACTTTCATGTAAAAGAAGGAACCCTGATAAATACAATATTTGAGCAATAATTCCGCCGGCACCGTGATGCTATTACTCCCCAAATCTATCAAATTCTCATTCCAATTCTGACAAAAACCTGTTAGACTAATGCTAGGACAGGACGCTTGAGAATTGAGGAAGAACTGAATAGTGTATTTGTGTTTGGGCTGCGACTCCAAATAGCCCACTTGCTGCATGTTTAATCGCACTCCAAATTTGCCGCCACTCTTGAATGACAAACAAAACAACTCGCCCATGACGTAGAGGAAATAATATCCAGTGTTTCTGTCTTGTCTCATATCTCTTGGGAAAGGGACGTTGTTCTCCAAAAGCTGCGTTTTGTGCTTTTCCAGGAAATGGTTGTGCAGAGCTGGAGTGAGCCCCTTCCAGCCGCACTTTAAAATACAGGGGTTTTCGGCTAAATCACATATTTTCTCGTGATTTTTGATATTCTCCGATGTAGAGACGAAACCGCAGCCAATGTCCCTGTTGCGGCAAGGATATTTCACCTTTAGAGTAAGTTTTTCTAAAGTGAAATTCCGACCGTTGCCGAATATGGAGCGGCATGAAGGGCAGATGTTCACTTTGATTTTGCACACGCTGCAAACGCTGTGACCTAAAACATtacttgtaaaattaaatcatatgCTTAAACTAAAACGCACCTGTGGGACAAATATATATAGGGGGCACCATAAACTCACTGCAAACTGGACAC
Encoded here:
- the Mtpbeta gene encoding trifunctional enzyme subunit beta, mitochondrial, with product MAYLPHKKMTLSLTKNLLQLNSLRTFSLGTQLNEKKTLKPIGQNIVLVDGVRTPFLLSGTDYNNLMPHDLAKVALRGILQKTGIPKDMVDYVVYGTVIQEVKTSNIAREAALCAGYNDKTPAHTVTMACISSNIAMCTGVGLINSGVYDLIVAGGVEFMSDIPIRHNRKMRSLMLKANKAKTVQQKLGLLASIRPNFFVPDLPAVAEFSSGETMGHSADRLAAAFGASRTEQDEFALRSHTMAKQAQEKGYFTDLIPVQVPGSDKEVTKDNGIRVSTPEQLAKLKPAFIRPHGTVTAANASFLTDGASACIITTEAKAKALGLKPKAYLRNFLYVSQDPIDQLLLGPAYGTPQLLDKAGLTMQDIDVFEFHEAFAGQILANFKAMDSEWFAQRYMKRSSKVGAPPLNKFNLWGGSLSIGHPFAATGVRLAMHTANRLVREDGQFGLVAACAAGGQGVAMILERHPDAHPN